Proteins from one Candidatus Desulfovibrio trichonymphae genomic window:
- a CDS encoding ThiF family adenylyltransferase, with protein MAEGKKDDSALPALDRGEMFRYSRHILIPEVGIEGQKKLKKSRVLLVGAGGLGSPAALYLAAAGVGLIGLVDHDKVEESNLQRQIIHGEGDIGRLKTASAKDGILRINSGVLVVTFDVTLSSANAFDIFSRFDIIVDGSDNFPARYLINDACALLGKPDVYGAVYRFEGQATVFDAVKGGCLRCLFSSPPAPGTAPSCGEGGVFGVLPGIVGTIQAAEVIKLILNGEAPLINRLLAFDAWDMRFHEFALRKKADCPLCGEHPHIKELIDYEWFCGSHTEDARAGEDTVEEISPQELKNFLDHGSDMQVIDVRLPAELAISRLSFAVPITLHELYTRMDELDPQRDVVVVCKKGEKSVFAIQGLREAGYHGRLLSLKGGVNAWAAEIDPDMPVY; from the coding sequence GTGGCGGAGGGGAAAAAAGATGACAGTGCGCTGCCGGCCTTGGACAGAGGGGAAATGTTTCGTTACAGCCGCCATATATTGATTCCGGAAGTCGGTATTGAAGGGCAGAAAAAACTGAAAAAAAGCCGTGTTCTGCTGGTCGGCGCCGGAGGGCTCGGCTCTCCTGCGGCCCTTTATCTGGCTGCCGCCGGGGTAGGGCTTATAGGTCTTGTGGATCATGACAAGGTGGAAGAAAGCAACCTGCAGCGGCAGATTATCCACGGAGAGGGAGATATCGGCAGGCTGAAAACGGCTTCGGCCAAAGACGGCATCCTGCGCATCAATTCAGGGGTCTTGGTCGTCACCTTCGACGTGACGCTTTCAAGCGCCAACGCGTTTGATATTTTCAGCCGTTTCGACATCATTGTGGACGGATCGGATAATTTTCCCGCCCGCTACCTGATCAATGATGCCTGCGCCCTGCTGGGCAAGCCGGACGTGTATGGCGCGGTGTATCGCTTTGAAGGACAAGCCACGGTGTTTGATGCCGTGAAGGGCGGATGCCTGCGCTGTTTGTTTTCTTCCCCCCCCGCCCCCGGCACGGCGCCTTCGTGTGGAGAAGGCGGCGTTTTCGGAGTGCTGCCCGGCATTGTTGGAACCATCCAGGCGGCCGAGGTCATCAAGCTGATCCTGAACGGCGAGGCGCCGCTCATCAACCGTCTGCTTGCCTTTGACGCCTGGGATATGCGCTTTCACGAGTTCGCGCTGCGCAAAAAGGCGGATTGCCCTTTGTGCGGCGAGCATCCGCATATTAAGGAACTTATTGATTACGAGTGGTTTTGCGGGTCGCATACGGAGGATGCTCGTGCGGGAGAGGATACGGTCGAGGAGATCAGCCCGCAAGAACTGAAAAATTTTCTGGATCACGGCTCTGACATGCAGGTGATAGACGTGCGGCTTCCCGCGGAGCTGGCAATCAGCAGACTTTCTTTTGCCGTGCCGATTACTTTACATGAACTGTATACGCGCATGGACGAGCTTGACCCGCAACGGGATGTGGTTGTGGTGTGCAAAAAAGGAGAAAAAAGTGTGTTTGCGATACAGGGCCTGAGGGAAGCGGGTTACCACGGCCGCCTGCTCAGCCTGAAAGGGGGCGTGAACGCGTGGGCGGCGGAGATTGATCCCGACATGCCTGTTTATTAG
- the cysK gene encoding cysteine synthase A produces the protein MSKIFQDNSQSIGCTPLVRLNRVVSRKATVLAKIEGRNPSYSVKCRIGAAMIWDAETRGVLKPGVKIIEPTSGNTGIALACVAAARGYDLTLTMPETMSLERRRVLAMLGAKLILTSGMDGMPGAIKKAEEIAAGNPAAYFIPQQFKNQANPDIHEKTTGPEIWNDTDGRVDAVVAGVGTGGTITGVSRYIKKTRGKSIVSVAVEPQTSPIITQHLSGQPLQAGPHKIQGIGAGFIPDTLDVSLLDRVEPVGNEEAIEFARRLAKEEGILAGISSGAAAAAAGRLAELSEFAGKTIVVILPDAGERYLSSVLYEGVGV, from the coding sequence ATGTCCAAAATTTTTCAGGATAATTCACAATCCATCGGTTGCACGCCGCTCGTCAGGCTCAACAGAGTTGTCAGCCGGAAGGCCACGGTCCTTGCGAAAATTGAAGGCCGCAACCCCTCTTACTCCGTCAAATGCCGTATAGGCGCGGCAATGATCTGGGATGCCGAGACCCGCGGCGTTTTGAAGCCGGGGGTAAAAATTATTGAGCCCACCAGCGGCAATACAGGCATCGCGCTTGCCTGTGTTGCGGCGGCAAGGGGTTATGATCTGACTCTGACCATGCCTGAAACCATGAGTCTGGAACGACGGCGCGTTCTTGCCATGCTGGGGGCCAAGCTTATTCTTACTTCCGGGATGGATGGCATGCCCGGCGCCATTAAAAAGGCCGAAGAAATAGCCGCGGGCAACCCGGCCGCCTATTTCATCCCGCAGCAGTTTAAAAATCAGGCCAATCCCGACATCCATGAAAAAACAACGGGGCCGGAAATCTGGAACGACACGGACGGCCGTGTGGATGCTGTCGTGGCGGGTGTGGGAACGGGAGGAACAATAACAGGGGTGTCACGCTATATCAAAAAAACACGGGGCAAGTCCATCGTCTCGGTAGCGGTTGAACCACAGACAAGTCCGATCATTACCCAACATCTGTCCGGGCAGCCGCTGCAGGCAGGGCCGCACAAGATTCAGGGGATTGGAGCCGGTTTCATCCCGGACACACTGGATGTCAGCCTGCTGGATAGAGTGGAGCCTGTCGGCAATGAGGAGGCGATTGAATTCGCCCGCCGGCTTGCAAAGGAAGAAGGCATTCTGGCAGGCATCTCCTCCGGAGCGGCCGCGGCCGCGGCCGGACGCCTCGCCGAGCTGTCCGAATTCGCCGGAAAAACAATCGTAGTTATTCTTCCGGACGCCGGGGAGCGCTATCTCTCCTCGGTTCTGTATGAAGGCGTCGGCGTGTAA
- a CDS encoding RrF2 family transcriptional regulator, translated as MTYLSGFEGGHGMGVSLKCQYGLRALFELARRHGNGLVRISEIAEIQAIPERFLENILNQLRHGGFVESRRGKGGGFTLAKTPSGITVGDIIRFIDGSIYNIGCDGDAPLHKCRLKGNCIFLPVWREAKTAVEEVYNSKSLQYLVDADADVTLSDYSI; from the coding sequence ATGACTTATCTGTCAGGTTTTGAAGGGGGTCACGGGATGGGTGTTTCCTTAAAATGTCAGTATGGGTTGCGGGCTCTGTTTGAATTGGCCCGACGGCACGGGAACGGCTTGGTGCGGATTTCCGAGATAGCCGAAATCCAGGCCATCCCTGAACGTTTTTTGGAAAACATCTTGAACCAGCTTCGTCATGGCGGCTTTGTGGAAAGCAGGCGCGGCAAAGGCGGCGGATTCACACTGGCAAAAACACCTTCGGGCATTACCGTAGGCGACATTATAAGATTTATTGACGGCAGCATCTATAATATAGGTTGTGATGGAGACGCGCCGCTGCACAAGTGCAGACTCAAGGGCAACTGCATTTTTTTGCCGGTCTGGCGGGAAGCGAAAACTGCCGTTGAAGAGGTCTATAACAGCAAATCACTGCAGTATCTGGTAGACGCGGACGCTGATGTAACTTTGTCTGATTATAGTATATAA
- the prmC gene encoding peptide chain release factor N(5)-glutamine methyltransferase, protein MAHHTALSLTSSPDVTATTPRICQSAVSLQQYLVEAATRLRQAGIDSPRLCAQLLLCHLLKIDRLRCTLETEMELTSAQVKAVNLLVNRKIKGEPLAYLIGHKEFFSRNFSVTPDTLIPRPDTELLVATALELLPASPLTFADVGAGSGCIGITIALERTSWHGVLFDLNPRTIAVAQANAHRLKATSRLTCVQADMRLAPLQACAYDLVVSNPPYIAECERSQIMDEVLHFEPHMALFSSENGIACLKIVVALAAPALKTGGLLLLEHGANQGAKVRRLLDESFVFGGICTRKDLAGLERCTLAWKH, encoded by the coding sequence ATGGCCCACCACACTGCTCTCTCTCTTACATCGAGTCCAGACGTAACAGCAACGACACCGCGGATCTGCCAATCCGCGGTATCTCTTCAGCAATATCTTGTCGAAGCCGCAACCCGTCTCAGGCAGGCCGGCATCGACAGTCCCCGCCTTTGCGCACAACTGCTGCTCTGCCACCTGTTGAAGATTGATCGCCTGCGCTGTACGCTTGAAACGGAAATGGAATTGACCTCCGCGCAGGTTAAAGCGGTAAACCTTCTTGTCAACCGCAAAATCAAAGGGGAACCGCTGGCTTACCTCATCGGGCACAAAGAGTTTTTCAGCCGCAATTTTTCAGTCACTCCCGATACGTTGATCCCGCGCCCGGACACGGAACTGCTTGTTGCAACCGCTCTGGAACTCCTGCCTGCATCCCCGCTCACCTTCGCCGATGTCGGGGCCGGCTCCGGCTGCATCGGCATCACGATCGCCCTGGAGCGCACGTCCTGGCACGGTGTTTTGTTTGATCTCAACCCAAGGACTATTGCAGTGGCCCAGGCAAATGCGCACAGACTGAAGGCGACATCGCGACTGACGTGCGTCCAAGCTGATATGCGCCTTGCCCCGTTGCAGGCATGCGCCTATGACCTTGTGGTGAGCAATCCTCCCTATATTGCGGAATGCGAACGAAGTCAAATTATGGACGAAGTGCTGCACTTTGAACCGCATATGGCGCTGTTTTCTTCAGAGAACGGCATTGCCTGCCTGAAAATTGTTGTCGCTCTTGCGGCACCCGCTCTCAAAACAGGAGGACTTTTACTCTTGGAACACGGCGCGAATCAGGGCGCGAAGGTGCGCCGGCTGCTTGACGAATCATTTGTTTTTGGCGGCATTTGCACGCGCAAGGATCTGGCCGGTCTGGAACGCTGCACACTTGCCTGGAAACATTGA
- a CDS encoding DUF456 domain-containing protein: MDYLPFPIASVLAGAFLTLFCFILLLNIFGLPANWGLLGLTALWKVLHPAATTMDVWFWVMMVGLALTGEALELGMQILKARRYGSSSPGTFAGMIGAVAGAIFLAPLFFGLGALIGALGGAWTGCFVTELFIRRRPLKEAMDAAFGAMMGRFLGTVCKCGAGGAMLALTAGRIWPPSVPFVPGSPDALDSAAQVMLRLARHLC; encoded by the coding sequence ATGGATTATCTGCCTTTTCCCATCGCTTCTGTGCTTGCGGGCGCATTTCTCACGCTGTTTTGTTTTATACTGCTGTTGAACATTTTTGGTTTGCCGGCCAACTGGGGTCTGCTCGGCCTGACGGCTCTGTGGAAAGTGCTGCACCCTGCCGCGACAACCATGGACGTATGGTTCTGGGTTATGATGGTCGGGCTTGCGCTGACGGGCGAAGCTCTGGAACTGGGCATGCAGATTTTAAAAGCGCGGCGGTATGGTTCCAGCTCGCCGGGCACGTTTGCGGGCATGATCGGCGCCGTTGCCGGCGCGATTTTTCTGGCGCCGCTTTTTTTTGGACTGGGCGCGTTGATCGGCGCTTTGGGCGGAGCATGGACAGGTTGCTTCGTCACAGAACTTTTTATTCGCCGCAGACCACTCAAGGAAGCGATGGACGCTGCCTTCGGCGCCATGATGGGGCGATTTTTGGGCACAGTATGCAAGTGCGGCGCTGGCGGTGCCATGCTGGCGCTGACTGCGGGGCGCATATGGCCGCCCTCAGTTCCGTTCGTGCCTGGTTCGCCGGACGCGCTGGATAGCGCGGCTCAGGTTATGCTGCGCCTTGCGCGCCACTTGTGCTGA
- the cas10 gene encoding type III-A CRISPR-associated protein Cas10/Csm1 has protein sequence MNILDASCRVAFAAMTHDLGKFVQRADKTGNSRFPQDKLDGNTTLYCPFHEAGGYHSHRHAAYTALAFDELESKWPDVIKGDMFPFADRTKTETITDSLVNAAAAHHKPDTYLQWIIAVADRTASGFEREEFEKYNQAEDKTDTGRNHYQARLLSVFEQLLLPTKQGSKDVEYRYPLKALSPADIFPMRREECEPDTDSAAQTEYSALWKAFVEGLDKIPQSHCKSWPLWLDHFDSLWLTFTHAIPSATAFGIKPDVSLYDHSKATAALAVAMWRYGQIKNGDETATVRNMHDRAGYDEKKFLLIQGDFFGVQNFIFAEGSQTNKQAAKILRGRSFQVALFTELAALRILEALNLPSTSQITNAAGKFLIVAPNTPNTVENMQKIRREFDDWFLRHSYGLVGIIREWYERNPELKGIETLFHRRRNALQLGNFSQKTANRSRIFHTGQAGDFT, from the coding sequence ATGAACATACTTGACGCCTCATGCCGTGTTGCCTTTGCCGCCATGACGCATGACCTCGGCAAATTCGTCCAGCGCGCCGACAAAACTGGGAATTCCCGCTTCCCTCAGGATAAGCTGGACGGCAACACCACCTTGTATTGCCCGTTTCACGAAGCAGGCGGCTACCACTCGCACAGACACGCCGCCTATACCGCCCTTGCCTTTGACGAACTGGAGAGCAAATGGCCGGACGTGATCAAAGGCGACATGTTCCCTTTTGCGGACAGGACAAAAACCGAAACTATTACCGACAGCCTCGTCAACGCGGCGGCAGCCCACCACAAGCCGGACACATACCTCCAATGGATTATTGCTGTTGCGGACAGAACTGCTTCCGGCTTCGAACGTGAAGAATTTGAAAAATACAATCAGGCTGAGGACAAAACAGACACCGGCCGCAACCATTATCAGGCAAGACTGCTCTCTGTGTTTGAACAGTTGCTGTTGCCCACAAAACAAGGCTCGAAAGACGTCGAATACCGTTATCCGCTTAAAGCGCTAAGTCCAGCCGATATTTTCCCCATGCGGCGCGAAGAATGCGAGCCGGATACGGACAGCGCGGCGCAAACCGAATACAGTGCGTTGTGGAAGGCATTTGTGGAAGGCCTTGACAAAATCCCCCAGTCACACTGCAAATCATGGCCATTATGGCTTGACCATTTTGATTCCTTGTGGTTGACATTCACCCATGCCATACCGTCGGCAACAGCCTTCGGCATAAAGCCGGACGTTTCCCTGTACGACCACAGCAAAGCTACAGCCGCCTTGGCTGTGGCCATGTGGCGTTACGGCCAAATAAAAAATGGTGACGAGACGGCGACCGTGCGCAATATGCACGATCGCGCCGGCTATGACGAGAAAAAGTTTCTGCTGATACAGGGTGATTTTTTTGGCGTGCAGAATTTTATTTTTGCAGAAGGCAGCCAGACCAACAAGCAGGCAGCAAAAATTCTGCGCGGGCGTTCCTTTCAGGTAGCGCTGTTTACTGAGCTTGCCGCACTGCGCATTCTTGAGGCGCTGAACCTGCCATCCACAAGCCAGATTACAAACGCCGCCGGAAAATTCCTTATTGTCGCCCCCAACACGCCGAATACTGTTGAAAACATGCAAAAAATCAGACGGGAATTTGACGACTGGTTTCTCCGTCATAGTTACGGACTGGTCGGCATCATCCGAGAGTGGTATGAACGTAACCCTGAATTGAAAGGGATTGAGACTCTCTTCCATCGTCGCAGGAATGCACTCCAGCTAGGTAATTTTTCACAAAAAACAGCGAACAGAAGTAGAATTTTCCATACCGGGCAAGCGGGAGATTTCACATGA
- a CDS encoding Card1-like endonuclease domain-containing protein, protein MLDFNLTPPNHSNTLPLLKLSSDCKLLDFDDRRFAFTDESARRYVCGGWLEEYVYETLLKLDKKIQDKARNLTIKSHVQGVKNEADVAFLAKNCLHLIECKTARLEHENGSAALYKLKTLMVETGLKTKAMLVSWRGLDESTRTPHGKRARKYVIKVVQKDDLRNLKNLLEQWIAEK, encoded by the coding sequence ATGCTGGATTTCAATCTCACACCGCCGAACCATTCTAATACGCTGCCTCTGTTAAAATTGAGTTCCGACTGTAAATTGTTGGATTTTGACGACAGGAGATTTGCGTTTACAGATGAATCGGCACGTCGGTATGTGTGCGGCGGCTGGCTTGAAGAATATGTATATGAGACACTCTTGAAGCTGGACAAAAAAATTCAGGACAAAGCCCGTAATCTGACAATCAAAAGCCATGTACAGGGCGTGAAAAATGAAGCGGACGTTGCCTTTCTGGCAAAGAATTGTTTGCATCTGATCGAATGTAAAACAGCGCGACTGGAACATGAAAACGGTAGCGCAGCATTGTACAAGCTCAAGACGCTCATGGTCGAAACAGGTCTGAAAACCAAGGCAATGCTTGTCAGTTGGCGGGGACTGGACGAGTCAACCAGAACACCGCACGGAAAGAGAGCGCGAAAATACGTCATTAAAGTTGTACAAAAAGATGACCTGCGTAATCTCAAAAATCTTTTGGAACAATGGATTGCGGAAAAATGA
- a CDS encoding PDDEXK family nuclease, translating into MTFDIDVHVCLVSDQIAPNLLPAVDNNLGPKAKRVIMLVSTKMKAKGLAAVLKKHGIASETVEIQDAYNFNEIREKLLNILTDNEQQKLALNLTGGTKIMTIAAQSMFAMEGLPVFYMIERDNSALVMHNAGKLDPDTMMTVPLRQFATTGLSAGVWIYC; encoded by the coding sequence ATGACCTTTGATATTGACGTGCATGTCTGCCTTGTTTCCGATCAGATCGCCCCGAATCTCCTGCCCGCGGTGGATAACAATCTTGGCCCAAAGGCGAAAAGGGTCATTATGCTTGTCTCCACCAAAATGAAAGCAAAAGGCCTGGCTGCGGTGCTGAAAAAGCACGGCATTGCATCAGAAACTGTTGAAATTCAGGACGCCTATAATTTTAATGAAATACGAGAAAAACTGCTCAATATACTGACCGACAATGAACAGCAAAAGCTTGCGCTAAACCTGACGGGCGGCACAAAAATCATGACCATTGCCGCCCAGTCCATGTTCGCCATGGAAGGCCTGCCGGTGTTTTATATGATAGAAAGAGACAACAGCGCACTCGTCATGCACAATGCCGGCAAATTGGATCCAGACACCATGATGACCGTACCCCTTCGGCAATTTGCGACTACAGGACTATCTGCTGGGGTATGGATATACTGCTAA
- the csx16 gene encoding CRISPR-associated protein Csx16, which yields MTRWFVTRHPGALEWARRRAILIDRRVAHLDAQDICAGDIVMGTLPFDLAAEICRRGAKFYSLVLTTDESQRGMPLSADDLEAAQARLQRYSINAMEDDDDL from the coding sequence ATGACGCGCTGGTTTGTAACGCGCCACCCCGGCGCGCTTGAATGGGCACGGCGCAGGGCAATTTTGATTGACCGCCGTGTCGCGCATCTGGACGCGCAGGACATTTGTGCGGGTGATATTGTTATGGGCACCCTGCCCTTTGACCTCGCGGCAGAGATTTGCCGCCGGGGCGCGAAATTCTATTCTCTGGTGCTGACGACCGACGAGTCACAGCGGGGCATGCCCCTGTCGGCCGACGATCTGGAAGCGGCACAGGCGCGCTTGCAGCGTTATTCCATAAACGCAATGGAGGATGACGATGACCTTTGA
- the rsmA gene encoding 16S rRNA (adenine(1518)-N(6)/adenine(1519)-N(6))-dimethyltransferase RsmA, with protein MRHSPAVPSANNTAVRRPRAKKSLGQHFLHNNDICARIVALLKPEPEDRILEIGPGRGALTRLLETRPHRQLLLIEKDSHCLAECRCSERARTMPVLMDALHFDWRRIHIGYPWKIIGNLPYNIASRLVWNIVSQSTGLIRAVFMVQNEVGQRMAAQPDSRHYGALSVWVQAFARPDAAFKVGSGAFTPPPRVESVVLSLEPLPIAKRPAYPRTLARLLHLCFQQRRKQLAAIFRQAGLSAMTGLLNTLGIAPTQRSESLSTTDFQRLSEGAHTMGLLRGEKTAVPVALQGLKNVDKRRLRAVKGKMTAQFEDGFAIPDGEAISS; from the coding sequence ATGCGCCATAGCCCTGCCGTGCCTTCCGCAAACAATACTGCGGTGCGGCGGCCACGCGCTAAAAAAAGCCTTGGCCAGCACTTCCTGCACAACAATGATATCTGCGCGCGCATCGTTGCTCTTCTTAAGCCGGAGCCCGAAGACCGCATTCTTGAAATAGGTCCGGGGCGCGGCGCCTTGACGCGTCTGCTTGAAACACGGCCTCACAGACAATTGCTGCTAATCGAAAAAGACAGCCATTGCCTTGCAGAATGCCGTTGTTCTGAGAGAGCGCGTACAATGCCGGTGCTTATGGATGCTCTCCATTTTGACTGGCGACGCATACACATCGGGTATCCCTGGAAAATCATCGGTAATCTTCCGTATAATATTGCCTCCCGTCTTGTCTGGAATATTGTTTCTCAAAGCACAGGTCTCATCAGGGCTGTATTCATGGTTCAAAATGAAGTCGGACAGCGAATGGCAGCGCAGCCGGACAGCAGGCATTACGGCGCACTCTCTGTCTGGGTACAGGCTTTTGCACGGCCAGACGCCGCATTCAAGGTCGGGAGCGGCGCCTTCACTCCCCCTCCCAGGGTAGAATCCGTTGTCCTCTCCCTTGAACCTCTCCCCATCGCTAAACGACCGGCATACCCGCGGACTCTGGCACGGCTGCTTCATCTCTGTTTTCAGCAGCGGCGCAAACAGCTTGCCGCCATTTTTCGGCAGGCCGGACTGTCCGCAATGACCGGCCTCCTCAACACGTTGGGCATTGCCCCGACACAGCGGTCGGAATCGCTGTCGACAACAGATTTTCAAAGATTGAGTGAGGGCGCACACACCATGGGTTTGCTGAGAGGCGAAAAGACAGCGGTGCCCGTGGCCCTGCAAGGATTGAAAAATGTCGACAAAAGACGCCTCCGCGCCGTGAAAGGCAAAATGACGGCGCAGTTTGAAGACGGCTTTGCCATCCCGGACGGGGAAGCCATCTCATCTTGA
- a CDS encoding IMP cyclohydrolase, producing MQMLPIRRAILSVTDKNGLVDFAAFLTMRNVEVISTGGTQKTLEAAGLPVTAVSDVTGFPEILDGRVKTLHPKIHAGILANKDNPSHLAALAEKDIQPFDLVCVNLYNFAGAVEQKLVIEKIVEEIDIGGPCMLRAAAKNFHSILVLPASRWYEAAMDELKTNKMSVSLEFRQIMASRAVESTSRYDALITSYLRP from the coding sequence ATGCAAATGCTGCCAATCCGCCGCGCCATTTTGAGCGTGACCGATAAAAACGGCCTTGTAGATTTCGCCGCTTTTCTCACCATGCGGAATGTTGAAGTAATCTCCACGGGAGGCACGCAAAAAACGCTTGAGGCGGCAGGTCTGCCTGTTACCGCTGTCAGCGATGTGACAGGTTTTCCTGAAATTCTGGACGGCAGGGTAAAGACACTGCACCCCAAAATACATGCCGGCATTCTGGCCAATAAGGATAATCCGTCGCACCTTGCCGCACTTGCTGAAAAAGACATTCAGCCTTTTGATCTGGTTTGCGTCAACCTTTACAATTTCGCGGGAGCGGTGGAACAAAAGCTTGTCATTGAAAAAATAGTTGAAGAAATTGATATAGGCGGCCCCTGCATGTTGCGGGCCGCAGCCAAAAATTTCCACAGCATCCTCGTGCTGCCCGCCTCCCGGTGGTATGAAGCGGCCATGGACGAATTGAAAACCAACAAGATGTCTGTCAGCCTGGAATTTCGACAAATCATGGCGTCACGGGCAGTTGAGTCCACTTCACGCTATGACGCGCTGATCACATCCTATCTGCGGCCATAG
- a CDS encoding GAF domain-containing protein, translated as MTANSLEKHILGILCSVFDAYSAVLFQPDDHGEAHHLAAFFSLGDKIAPAASILPGKGLVGWIIRNRQPLLVPNFDQRQSNLGYYTDGEEVGIKAFMGCQVPAGGALCVDSKRQYSFSDKDHKILQLFAELVSCQKSSGSRQDTAADIPRYFAELGIIQDLRFRYKHWPQFLRNYLRTMTEATGFEYSAFASVDVPGETYRVECESAPLLLSGGKQLVLPMGSGIAGWVFRNEQPVVAEGAHGAPTSMLFGKLPETVPDFQAVICMPMMVNKSTRGVLCLAHTGELPVDEAMRSFVRQSVDHLALFLENLYLKNRLRSILPKAKVHSEGSHVYDPDNAPEPRHEES; from the coding sequence ATGACAGCAAATTCTCTAGAGAAACATATTCTGGGCATCCTTTGCAGCGTCTTTGACGCTTATTCGGCTGTGCTTTTCCAACCTGACGATCATGGCGAAGCCCATCATCTGGCCGCTTTCTTCAGCCTTGGGGATAAAATTGCACCGGCGGCTTCCATTTTGCCGGGAAAAGGTCTTGTCGGCTGGATAATTCGCAACCGCCAGCCGCTGCTGGTTCCTAATTTTGATCAGCGACAAAGCAATCTGGGTTACTACACGGATGGTGAAGAAGTCGGCATTAAAGCCTTTATGGGGTGTCAGGTGCCCGCAGGCGGCGCGTTGTGCGTGGACAGCAAGCGGCAATACTCTTTTTCCGACAAGGATCACAAAATATTACAACTTTTCGCTGAGTTGGTTTCATGTCAGAAAAGTTCCGGGAGCCGTCAGGATACTGCCGCTGACATTCCCCGCTATTTTGCAGAGCTGGGGATTATCCAGGATTTGCGTTTTCGTTACAAACACTGGCCGCAATTCCTGCGGAACTATTTGCGCACCATGACGGAGGCTACCGGGTTTGAGTACAGCGCGTTTGCTTCAGTGGACGTTCCCGGAGAAACCTATCGCGTGGAATGTGAATCAGCTCCTTTGTTGCTTTCCGGGGGAAAACAGCTTGTTTTGCCTATGGGCAGCGGCATTGCAGGATGGGTTTTTCGTAATGAGCAACCTGTTGTCGCAGAGGGGGCGCATGGTGCTCCGACATCAATGCTGTTTGGAAAACTGCCTGAAACTGTTCCTGATTTTCAGGCAGTAATCTGCATGCCGATGATGGTCAACAAATCAACCCGTGGCGTATTATGTCTGGCGCATACAGGCGAACTGCCCGTTGACGAAGCCATGCGCAGCTTTGTGCGCCAGTCTGTTGATCATCTGGCGCTTTTCTTGGAAAATCTTTATCTTAAAAACAGGTTGCGATCAATATTGCCAAAAGCCAAGGTACACAGCGAAGGTTCACATGTGTATGATCCCGACAATGCGCCTGAACCACGGCATGAAGAATCTTGA
- the mreB gene encoding rod shape-determining protein, translated as MFFQRFLRFFSQDIAMDLGTANTLLYIRTHGIVINEPSVVAIDLQKKAVIAVGAGAKQFLGRTPQGIRAVRPMKDGVIADFDVTHAMIAYFVRKAITGLCLVKPSMVICVPTGITQVEKKAVIDSALLAGAASISLVEEPMAAAIGADLPIHEPLGNMVLDIGGGTSEVAVITMAGTAAAQSVRVAGDVMNMAVQRFMRDVFRMDLGDNTAENVKIILGSAVPQPNASALEVSGKDLIQGTPKVVTVTEGHIREALREPVQAILNVVLRTLEKTPPELSADIYRNGMLMAGGGSLLKGLDQFIARETHLKVFVDKNPLTTVLRGTARAMLDRKTYNSVFIN; from the coding sequence ATGTTTTTTCAGCGTTTTCTTCGTTTTTTTTCTCAGGATATCGCCATGGATCTGGGAACGGCCAACACGTTGCTGTATATCAGAACACACGGCATCGTGATCAATGAACCATCAGTGGTCGCCATTGATCTGCAGAAAAAGGCCGTTATTGCCGTCGGTGCCGGTGCCAAGCAATTTCTGGGGCGTACGCCGCAAGGCATCAGGGCTGTTCGCCCCATGAAGGACGGCGTTATCGCCGATTTTGACGTGACGCATGCAATGATAGCCTATTTTGTGAGAAAGGCGATTACCGGACTGTGTCTTGTCAAGCCGTCCATGGTGATCTGTGTTCCCACCGGCATTACCCAGGTGGAAAAAAAGGCCGTCATTGATTCTGCCTTACTGGCGGGCGCAGCGAGCATATCACTGGTCGAAGAGCCGATGGCAGCGGCTATTGGCGCGGATCTTCCCATACATGAACCGCTCGGCAACATGGTGCTGGACATCGGCGGTGGGACAAGCGAGGTCGCGGTCATAACCATGGCGGGCACTGCCGCCGCACAGTCAGTGCGCGTGGCCGGGGACGTCATGAACATGGCTGTTCAGCGTTTTATGCGGGATGTATTTCGTATGGATCTCGGGGACAATACCGCGGAGAATGTGAAAATAATTCTGGGTTCCGCCGTGCCCCAGCCCAACGCGTCTGCGTTGGAGGTGTCCGGCAAAGATCTGATTCAGGGAACGCCGAAGGTTGTTACCGTCACTGAAGGGCATATTCGTGAGGCATTGCGTGAACCCGTTCAGGCTATTTTAAATGTGGTCTTGCGAACACTGGAAAAAACGCCGCCTGAACTGTCTGCGGATATTTACCGTAACGGCATGCTGATGGCCGGCGGCGGCTCCCTGCTGAAAGGGCTGGATCAGTTTATCGCGCGTGAAACACATTTGAAAGTCTTTGTGGATAAAAATCCGCTGACAACTGTTCTGCGGGGCACGGCCCGCGCTATGCTCGACAGAAAAACATATAATTCTGTTTTTATAAACTGA